One Salminus brasiliensis chromosome 5, fSalBra1.hap2, whole genome shotgun sequence DNA segment encodes these proteins:
- the LOC140556583 gene encoding tubulin delta chain-like isoform X1, whose product MSAVVLHVGQCGNQLGLEWWRLLTNTSNHRKKRCPFSSRSGDLAAVCVDTEPKVLRGASEFVKTGEFRASNIIEGKGGRGGNWAYGYHGGPGEGENGVLQRTMEAVRQEAERQDYYGGAILLHSLSGGTGSGLGSRLCEQIREEFPVGHILTVSVVPHQSGESPLQHYNTALSLAALHRSADGTLLFHNDHALSYCAGRPGRSSSRPQGSLSAMNTQLASHLAGLLLPVQSLTTHSGRSLGMEPWELIRSVCPFPSAKLLNTAQASSRQRSHWDSLVNGTLQNLPQLSPAGKPYSSRAVLAVARGDQDNTFGTSDVLQRLRHGHRCVHWNPFPVDHWTDPLNELDVSASSRLLTVCSNHSSVSGLLGRVVQRAGEMLDARAYLHWYQRYGAETEELQQALNTLSDIIQEYDSQ is encoded by the exons ATGTCTGCTGTAGTGCTGCACGTTGGGCAATGTGGGAACCAGCTGGGCCTTGAGTGGTGGAGGCTCCTCACCAACACCTCAAACCACCGTAAGAAGAG GTGTCCCTTCAGCTCCAGAAGTGGTGACCTAGCAGCGGTGTGTGTGGACACTGAGCCCAAAGTCCTCAGAGGAGCGTCAGAATTCGTGAAAACCGG TGAATTCCGAGCGTCCAACATCATCGAGGGGAAGGGAGGACGCGGAGGGAACTGGGCCTACG GTTACCATGGAGGCCCCGGTGAAGGTGAGAATGGCGTTCTTCAGAGGACAATGGAGGCAGTTCGGCAGGAGGCGGAGAGGCAGGATTATTATGGTGGAGCGATTCTGCTGCACAGCCTGAGTGGAGGAACAGGGTCAG GGCTTGGGTCCAGGCTTTGTGAGCAGATCCGTGAAGAGTTCCCTGTGGGCCACATCCTGACGGTCTCGGTGGTCCCTCATCAGAGTGGAGAGAGCCCCCTCCAGCACTACAACACTGCACTGAGTCTGGCAGCGCTGCACAG GTCAGCTGATGGCACACTGCTGTTTCACAACGACCACGCCTTGTCTTATTGTGCTGGACGTCCTGGGAGGTCCTCCTCCAGGCCACAAGGCTCGCTGTCGGCCATGAACACACAGCTCGCCTCACACCTGGCTGGACTTCTGCTACCTGTACAGAGCCTCACCACACACAG tgggaggagtttggggatGGAGCCGTGGGAGCTGATCCGGTCTGTGTGCCCCTTCCCTTCAGCCAAACTACTGAACACCGCCCAGGCCTCGTCGCG TCAGAGGTCACACTGGGACAGTCTGGTCAACGGAACCCTCCAGAACCTACCTCAGCTTTCACCTGCCGGGAAACCT TATTCTAGTCGAGCTGTGCTGGCGGTTGCCCGTGGTGACCAGGACAACACTTTTGGCACTTCAGACGTCCTCCAGAGGCTCAGACACGGACACAGGTGTGTCCACTGGAATCCTTTTCCAGTTGACCACTGGACCG ATCCGCTGAACGAGCTCGACGTCTCTGCGTCCTCTCGGCTGCTCACCGTGTGCTCcaatcacagcagtgtttcGGGGTTATTAGGTCGTGTAGTCCAGCGCGCCGGAGAAATGCTGGATGCCCGGGCCTACCTGCACTGGTACCAGCGCTACGGAGCGGAGACTGAGGAGCTCCAGCAGGCCTTAAACACGCTGTCAGACATCATACAGGAGTACGACTCTCAGTGA
- the LOC140556583 gene encoding tubulin delta chain-like isoform X2, whose amino-acid sequence MSAVVLHVGQCGNQLGLEWWRLLTNTSNHRKKRCPFSSRSGDLAAVCVDTEPKVLRGASEFVKTGEFRASNIIEGKGGRGGNWAYGYHGGPGEGENGVLQRTMEAVRQEAERQDYYGGAILLHSLSGGTGSGLGSRLCEQIREEFPVGHILTVSVVPHQSGESPLQHYNTALSLAALHRSADGTLLFHNDHALSYCAGRPGRSSSRPQGSLSAMNTQLASHLAGLLLPVQSLTTHSGRSLGMEPWELIRSVCPFPSAKLLNTAQASSRQRSHWDSLVNGTLQNLPQLSPAGKPYSSRAVLAVARGDQDNTFGTSDVLQRLRHGHRSAERARRLCVLSAAHRVLQSQQCFGVIRSCSPARRRNAGCPGLPALVPALRSGD is encoded by the exons ATGTCTGCTGTAGTGCTGCACGTTGGGCAATGTGGGAACCAGCTGGGCCTTGAGTGGTGGAGGCTCCTCACCAACACCTCAAACCACCGTAAGAAGAG GTGTCCCTTCAGCTCCAGAAGTGGTGACCTAGCAGCGGTGTGTGTGGACACTGAGCCCAAAGTCCTCAGAGGAGCGTCAGAATTCGTGAAAACCGG TGAATTCCGAGCGTCCAACATCATCGAGGGGAAGGGAGGACGCGGAGGGAACTGGGCCTACG GTTACCATGGAGGCCCCGGTGAAGGTGAGAATGGCGTTCTTCAGAGGACAATGGAGGCAGTTCGGCAGGAGGCGGAGAGGCAGGATTATTATGGTGGAGCGATTCTGCTGCACAGCCTGAGTGGAGGAACAGGGTCAG GGCTTGGGTCCAGGCTTTGTGAGCAGATCCGTGAAGAGTTCCCTGTGGGCCACATCCTGACGGTCTCGGTGGTCCCTCATCAGAGTGGAGAGAGCCCCCTCCAGCACTACAACACTGCACTGAGTCTGGCAGCGCTGCACAG GTCAGCTGATGGCACACTGCTGTTTCACAACGACCACGCCTTGTCTTATTGTGCTGGACGTCCTGGGAGGTCCTCCTCCAGGCCACAAGGCTCGCTGTCGGCCATGAACACACAGCTCGCCTCACACCTGGCTGGACTTCTGCTACCTGTACAGAGCCTCACCACACACAG tgggaggagtttggggatGGAGCCGTGGGAGCTGATCCGGTCTGTGTGCCCCTTCCCTTCAGCCAAACTACTGAACACCGCCCAGGCCTCGTCGCG TCAGAGGTCACACTGGGACAGTCTGGTCAACGGAACCCTCCAGAACCTACCTCAGCTTTCACCTGCCGGGAAACCT TATTCTAGTCGAGCTGTGCTGGCGGTTGCCCGTGGTGACCAGGACAACACTTTTGGCACTTCAGACGTCCTCCAGAGGCTCAGACACGGACACAG ATCCGCTGAACGAGCTCGACGTCTCTGCGTCCTCTCGGCTGCTCACCGTGTGCTCcaatcacagcagtgtttcGGGGTTATTAGGTCGTGTAGTCCAGCGCGCCGGAGAAATGCTGGATGCCCGGGCCTACCTGCACTGGTACCAGCGCTACGGAGCGGAGACTGA
- the setd2 gene encoding histone-lysine N-methyltransferase SETD2: protein MDALLNPELREKTHDGSIKVENLSKQVIFKGLAPRVVLSNRLLPKGTKSKVNLEEQGRQKVSFSFAQTKKPRQSLFFPPPSPEKAASESSSGAPSASLPSTDQAEQRAASKNEPAEKIDVSAVATIVSQLTQPPAPPLPPKSKPDLGKMHFKKQILSVVEECPVVSAGPEEATPETTGLLSRPSAKIEAQTSAPQFQQKSASDGSSEKAARDESAQDKLDACLKGPTDSSHIGKESKDQLSVSPDEEKAPSQSGSSLPGSEFDGDSSRTSSSQKSSDSKTVIKADCHSTEVKKSSSSKTDVSEKSRSDRREEKDEKGSSRSRAERDSKTERDSKTERDSRHTSSRSSRSDRRRTRSRSRSRSRGSRTSSLYSRSERSRNEKPSRSDRSHYHDSERRSHRNSPYRERRRSHSRADRRSRDSSDSEDELRKPRTRSSDSSRSSTYSSSQRDSKSSSHSKSYRDSKSIDSSRSSETDRRTQYSRTERSGRKEKEDSEPSKRSSSESEASHKKSVSQAKSEASTKMSPSSSDTSTRSSEKKVQKTSGSSDSDEEQRRKSQSSAPVSSSSKKTDISESKSSSSPTGTDRQSVDKLSSSKKVLLLDSDTVVSQGELNKMDSSRHEDSTQIKLQSTSSQQNQPATPKDNSASQKTGSQGTDEDPGCVALCPTVPDVHKNADVESSAPTGKPHVPVEDVPVGHDQLGKTEQTLVSSDGPVLKEAWVSLATVSNASSSLNEPSCPGLAPSQDLAGSLADTLSVKELPHGGCLKPNTKLDSQLVKKVISKEVNRKTVNTETSCKEPEQPKIIPEQPSAGMVKKGGNAKKSRWDIVGQDASENLSPKKTVNPDTVPVKKVISVKKIEFNNEASLEETCSKKQDPVVRSVKSEEEKQRDESKESLKEVTRAPALLLDHGTQQTSGASSEHFLPPPAERALEVPLKSSGVDLDQNHFNHKTLSNDDSQKPANENPASLNCDRKSLSEESETDDSDSDSDDGQGSLKRLHSVVIVPKNSTITHESPSPSPSSLSGQQQLTCQAYESKKGSNGEIPNSHNSQSKLAVASAEGRKPDVSPPPVQVPYQSQSNMVDSTSQSEVTSALSDAIRNCTVHERPKICVPTSQAPTHAPENAQRDSELGHQQHYDRPDSWHGRKGAKEQCRDFGSSEERHSKDGFTLSWDFTQPEQPSSTFQQPDSSHNTHQPPQSGSAFTGQGGGVWTHNGRPVDTSVPSQCHDLLGQIHPDSLTNDNDEDYEAKALAISRGAAPSSERHVSSAFVQANEISSNCSFVNHASESPLVLEPPREDSQKPHRGRGPPKKRRPELESESDNEADAGLTCKRECLEEREVKVSSDQENAQRPLLSLKDFFDPGTWKDKAKQKKMPPYFDLIEENIYLTERKKNKSHRDIKRMQCECAILSREERARGIMACGEDCLNRLLMIECSSRCLNGAHCSNRRFQMKQHADFEVILTESKGWGLRAARDLQPNTFVLEYCGEVLDHREFKSRVKEYARSKNIHYYFMALKNNEIIDATLKGNCSRFMNHSCEPNCETQKWTVNGQLRVGFFTTKAVSAGTELTFDYQFQRYGKEAQKCFCGAPSCRGFLGGENRVSVRAAGGKKQKERPRKKETVSALTTVDEELEALLENGDGLSDEKQVISLCRLMVRVETMEQRLTCVKLIQNTQNHSCLKQFLDHHGLSLLWIFMVDLSEAKSNSVNNIKLQLEIMKALAVLPISTKNMLEESRVLHFIQRWAQSHPLGQPTEQDGYSSESTSRAQTPLNTPDGPPAKLAPELDGDTPKRAVYRRLKIISENSLDSALSDGSKASDGKEEDEEEEEEMEEESAQMDVQTDAAEKKETGAETQAEGELPVKQEASGAAEGSQSKTEEVEGGVKEDGPEEQDAEEKVTVTEEESQSIQGEEKPAVEPEPEPEPEPELEPEPEPVSELELNCQGEPSALEPPCDPTSIQVEEDPSTSVESLDVAVVSTETTVEAESSEPSDVNEMAPSTTDVSVEPSEVTMESTPAFDTTAVNAESEPSALNLEDVPPSSSEETSTEVNTVSVESAAVAPAAAAAPTAVDPAAAAPEVPSAVAVAAEGAVMVAEGAVVGTPSQDEEEAVSDVESERSQEPQIRAIDISEMAVRLLDSWKDLKEVYRIPKKSQVEKELNDRSRDREVMLTPRTPSSSSRERERERERERERDRERERERDWEREWERERERDLERSMLRSAERRRRRGSASPPPASAYERSSRRNEDRYDQASSSKKKPRTKESRNKLSTEERRKLFEQEVAQREAQKQQQQQQQQQQLQRLAFDPLLYASSPGFMTYPPGYPIQTYVDPSNPNAGKVLLPTPAVEPMCGTPAGAAPAVSFEQTPAQPLITDLGMTSPVPSTTQAGTASSLAHIPAQPQQFVQSAVPPQDPGVAVLSVPAQAASPQVQGQQGYATLWDPSTQQAVTVQTQPAQQYSTAAQPQTTIYYQGQPCQAIYSIPAGYTQSNTPVIQTYTEPTTGYLHGQQVYTGHQQGVVVQQGGTVTTIVTSQTVQQEMIVPNSIMDLPPPSPPKPKTIILPSNWKVARDPEGKIYYYHVVTRQTQWDPPTWEGTGEEASVEHEAEMDLGTPTYDENPSKFSTKTAEADTSSELAKKSKEVFRKEMSQFIVQCLNPYRKPDCKLGRISNTEDFKHLARKLTHGVMNKELKSCKNPEDLECNENVKHKTKEYIKKYMQKFGTVYRPKEDTELD, encoded by the exons ATGGACGCGCTGCTGAATCCTGAGCTCAG GGAAAAGACACATGATGGTTCG ATCAAAGTTGAGAACCTCTCAAAGCAAGTCATTTTTAAAGGCCTTGCCCCCAGGGTTGTCCTGTCAAACCGTCTCCTGCCCAAAGGAACCAAGTCTAAGGTGAACCTAGAGGAGCAGGGTCGACAGAAGGTGTCGTTTAGTTTCGCACAAACTAAGAAGCCTCGCCAGAGCCTGTTCTTCCCCCCGCCCAGCCCCGAGAAAGCTGCCAGCGAAAGTTCTTCCGGAGCGCCGTCTGCAAGCCTGCCCTCTACAGACCAGGCAGAGCAAAGAGCCGCAAGCAAGAATGAGCCAGCTGAGAAAATTGACGTCTCGGCTGTGGCCACAATAGTGTCCCAGTTGACCCAGCCCCCGgcaccccccctcccacccAAATCCAAACCTGACCTCGGCAAGATGCATTTTAAGAAGCAAATTCTGTCCGTTGTTGAGGAATGTCCCGTAGTCAGTGCGGGTCCAGAGGAGGCCACCCCGGAGACCACGGGTTTATTAAGCAGACCTTCAGCAAAGATTGAAGCTCAAACCTCAGCGCCTCAGTTCCAGCAGAAAAGCGCCTCTGACGGTTCCTCTGAAAAAGCGGCGAGGGACGAAAGCGCTCAGGACAAGTTGGATGCTTGCCTTAAAGGACCAACTGATTCCTCCCATATTGGGAAAGAGAGTAAGGATCAGCTCAGCGTTTCTCCAGACGAGGAGAAGGCCCCATCTCAGTCGGGCAGCTCTCTGCCGGGTTCTGAGTTTGATGGTGATTCTAGTAGGACCTCTTCCAGCCAGAAGTCTAGTGACTCAAAGACTGTGATAAAGGCTGACTGTCACAGTACCGAGGTAAAGAAATCCTCCAGCTCCAAAACAGATGTCTCAGAGAAGTCCAGATCCGATAGGAGGGAGGAAAAAGATGAAAAGGGGTCTAGCCGCTCCAGAGCGGAGAGAGACtccaaaacagagagagactccaaaacagagagagactccAGACACACGTCTTCGCGGTCCTCTCGTTCTGACCGAAGGAGGACCAGGAGCCGCTCACGGTCTAGGTCCCGAGGTTCTCGGACTAGCTCTTTGTACTCCAGATCGGAGAGATCAAGAAACGAGAAACCGTCAAGGTCAGACAGGTCACATTATCACGATTCCGAAAGGAGGTCCCACCGAAATTCTCCTTATCGCGAACGGAGGAGGTCGCACTCTAGAGCTGACCGGCGATCCCGGGATAGCTCGGACTCCGAAGACGAGCTCAGGAAGCCGAGGACACGAAGCAGCGACTCGAGCCGATCCTCAACATACTCGAGCTCGCAGAGGGATTCGAAATCGTCCTCTCACTCAAAGTCCTACAGAGACTCAAAATCCATAGATTCCTCACGCTCCTCAGAAACGGACAGAAGAACGCAGTACTCGAGGACCGAAAGATCTGGAAGAAAGGAAAAGGAGGACTCCGAACCCAGCAAGAGGAGCTCTTCTGAGTCTGAAGCCAGTCACAAGAAGTCTGTTTCCCAGGCAAAATCAGAGGCCAGTACTAAAATGTCCCCTTCCAGCTCGGATACCTCGACAAGATCTTCTGAGAAGAAGGTCCAGAAAACCAGCGGAAGCTCAGATTCTGACGAGGAGCAGCGAAGAAAGTCTCAGTCCTCTGCGCCTGTGAGTTCATCGTCCAAAAAAACGGATATTTCAGAGTCCAAGTCCTCGTCTAGTCCGACTGGAACTGACAGACAATCAGTAGACAAACTCAGTAGTAGTAAGAAGGTGCTTCTCTTGGACTCCGACACAGTCGTGTCTCAGGGAGAATTAAACAAAATGGACAGTTCTCGACATGAAGATAGTACCCAGATCAAACTGCAGAGTACTTCCTCTCAACAGAACCAACCGGCCACGCCGAAGGACAACTCAGCAAGTCAGAAGACTGGATCTCAAGGTACAGACGAGGATCCTGGCTGTGTGGCACTGTGCCCGACTGTCCCTGACGTTCACAAAAACGCTGATGTGGAATCGAGTGCTCCCACGGGTAAACCTCATGTTCCTGTCGAAGACGTTCCTGTAGGACATGATCAACTTGGAAAAACGGAGCAAACTCTAGTCAGCAGTGACGGTCCGGTTTTAAAAGAGGCGTGGGTTAGCTTAGCGACTGTCAGTAATGCTTCTTCTAGCTTAAATGAGCCGTCTTGTCCGGGCTTGGCTCCCAGTCAGGATTTAGCAGGATCATTGGCAGACACTCTTTCTGTGAAAGAATTACCACATGGAGGATGCTTGAAGCCTAACACTAAACTTGATTCTCAGTTAGTAAAGAAGGTCATTAGTAAAGAAGTCAATAGAAAGACTGTTAACACTGAAACCTCTTGCAAAGAACCTGAGCAACCTAAAATAATACCTgaacagcccagtgctgggatGGTGAAGAAGGGCGGTAATGCTAAAAAATCACGTTGGGATATCGTCGGGCAGGACGCGTCAGAAAATCTGAGCCCCAAGAAGACGGTGAACCCGGATACTGTCCCTGTGAAGAAGGTCATCTCAGTGAAGAAAATAGAATTTAATAATGAAGCCAGCCTTGAAGAAACCTGCTCGAAGAAACAGGACCCAGTGGTACGTTCTGTGAAGTCGGAGGAGGAAAAGCAGAGGGACGAGTCGAAGGAATCGCTGAAAGAGGTTACGCGTGCTCCTGCTCTGTTGCTTGATCACGGTACCCAACAGACTAGTGGTGCAAGCAGTGAGCATTTCCTCCCGCCGCCAGCGGAACGAGCTCTCGAAGTTCCTCTGAAGTCAAGCGGTGTTGATTTGGATCAGAACCATTTTAATCATAAAACGCTGAGCAATGACGACTCTCAAAAGCCTGCTAATGAAAACCCTGCGTCCCTCAATTGCGATCGCAAAAGCCTTAGCGAAGAAAGTGAAACCGACGACTCCGACTCGGATTCGGATGACGGACAGGGCTCTTTGAAACGACTACACTCGGTAGTGATTGTGCCAAAGAATTCTACCATTACCCATGAGTCCCCATCTCCGAGCCCGTCCAGTCTCTCTGGACAGCAGCAGCTGACGTGTCAAGCGTACGAGTCGAAGAAGGGCAGTAACGGTGAAATTCCTAATAGTCACAACTCTCAGTCCAAGCTTGCGGTGGCTTCGGCCGAAGGTAGAAAACCTGACGTCTCGCCTCCCCCTGTTCAAGTGCCCTACCAATCCCAGAGCAACATGGTGGACAGCACCAGCCAATCCGAGGTAACCAGTGCGCTTTCGGACGCGATCAGGAACTGCACTGTCCATGAAAGACCAAAGATTTGTGTCCCAACCAGCCAAGCCCCTACCCATGCTCCTGAGAATGCACAAAGGGACTCTGAGTTAGGTCATCAGCAGCACTATGACCGACCGGACAGCTGGCACGGAAGAAAAGGAGCTAAGGAACAGTGCAGAGACTTTGGTTCCTCAGAGGAACGTCATAGTAAGGATGGATTTACCTTAAGTTGGGACTTCACCCAACCAGAGCAACCCAGCAGCACATTTCAGCAGCCGGACAGCAGCCACAACACCCATCAGCCCCCCCAGAGCGGAAGTGCGTTTACTGGGCAAGGTGGTGGAGTTTGGACCCATAACGGCAGACCGGTCGACACCTCCGTGCCTTCCCAATGTCACGATTTGTTAGGCCAGATTCACCCCGACTCTCTGACCAACGACAACGATGAAGACTACGAGGCAAAAGCACTGGCCATTAGTCGAGGGGCTGCACCTTCTTCCGAACGCCATGTCTCCTCTGCGTTTGTCCAGGCCAATGAGATCAGCAGCAACTGCAGCTTTGTGAACCACGCTTCTGAGAGTCCGCTTGTTCTAGAACCTCCCCGAGAAGACAGCCAGAAGCCTCACCGAGGCAGAGGCCCGCCCAAGAAGAGACGTCCTGAGTTGGAGTCAGAATCGGACAACGAGGCGGATGCGGGGCTCACTTGCAAGAGGGAATGCTTGGAGGAGCGTGAAGTCAAGGTATCCTCGGATCAAGAAAACGCACAGCGGCCGCTGCTCAGCCTGAAGGACTTCTTTGACCCTGGTACCTGGAAGGACAAAGCCAAGCAGAAAAAGATGCCTCCTTACTTTGACCTCATTGAAGAAAACATTTACCTGACAGAGCG caagaAGAATAAGTCTCATCGGGACATTAAGCGAATGCAGTGCGAGTGTGCTATTCTTTCAAGAGAGGAGCGAGCAAGAGGGATCATGGCTTGTGGGGAAGATTGCTTAAATCGCCTGCTGATGATTGAGTG CTCATCCCGCTGCTTGAACGGAGCGCATTGCTCCAACCGGCGCTTCCAGATGAAGCAGCACGCAGACTTTGAAGTCATTCTGACAGAAAGCAAAGGCTGGGGATTGCGAGCAGCCAGGGACCTACAGCC GAACACCTTCGTTTTGGAGTACTGTGGGGAGGTTCTGGATCACCGGGAGTTCAAGTCCCGGGTGAAGGAGTACGCTCGCAGCAAGAACATCCACTACTACTTCATGGCTTTGAAGAATAATGAG ATCATCGATGCCACGCTGAAAGGCAACTGCTCACGTTTCATGAACCACAGCTGTGAGCCCAACTGTGAGACCCAGAAG TGGACTGTGAACGGTCAGCTCCGCGTTGGCTTCTTTACCACCAAAGCTGTGAGCGCTGGGACAGAGCTCACCTTCGATTACCAGTTTCAGAGATATGG GAAAGAGGCCCAGAAGTGTTTCTGTGGTGCTCCGAGCTGTCGCGGGTTCCTGGGTGGGGAGAACCGTGTGAGTGTGCGAGCAGCCGGGGGGAAGAAGCAGAAGGAGCGACCCCGGAAGAAAGAAACCGTCAGTGCTCTAACCACG GTGGATGAGGAGCTGGAGGCTCTGCTGGAGAACGGAGACGGTCTAAGTGATGAGAAACAGGTGATTTCACTCTGCAGGCTGATGGTGCGGGTGGAGACCATGGAGCAAAGACTTACCTGCGTCAAACTCATCCAG AACACCCAGAATCACTCATGCCTGAAGCAGTTCCTGGACCATCACGGCCTCTCGTTGCTGTGGATATTCATGGTGGACCTTTCTGAGGCTAAAAGCAACTCTGTTAACAACATCAAGCTGCAGCTGGAG ATCATGAAGGCTTTGGCGGTGCTGCCCATCTCCACAAAGAACATGCTGGAGGAGAGCCgcgtgctgcacttcatccagcGCTGGGCCCAGAGCCATCCACTGGGCCAACCTACAGAGCAGGACGGTTACTCCAGTGAGAGCACCTCCCGCGCCCAGACACCTCTGAACACCCCCGACGGCCCCCCGGCTAAACTAGCCCCGGAGCTGGACGGAGACACGCCCAAACGCGCCGTCTACCGTCGCCTAAAGATCATCAGCGAGAACAGTCTGGACAGTGCGCTCTCCGATGGCAGCAAGGCCTCTGATGGTaaggaggaagatgaggaagaagaggaggagatggaaGAGGAGTCCGCACAGATGGATGTTCAAACGGACGCCGCAGAAAAGAAGGAGACCGGTGCCGAGACTCAGGCTGAAGGAGAGCTGCCAGTGAAGCAAGAAGCTTCTGGCGCTGCGGAGGGTAGCCAGTCTAAAActgaagaggtggaaggaggtGTTAAGGAGGACGGCCCAGAGGAGCAGGACGCTGAGGAGAAGGTGACCGTCACGGAAGAAGAGAGCCAGTCCATTCAGGGTGAGGAGAAGCCTGCGGTGGAACCggaacctgaacctgaacctgagcCTGAACTTGAACCTGAGCCTGAGCCTGTGTCTGAGCTGGAGTTGAACTGCCAGGGAGAACCATCTGCTTTAGAGCCACCCTGTGATCCTACCAGCATCCAAGTTGAAGAGGACCCGAGCACGTCTGTGGAAAGCCTTGACGTTGCAGTGGTCTCCACTGAAACCACCGTGGAGGCGGAGTCTTCTGAACCTTCAGACGTTAACGAAATGGCTCCTTCCACCACTGATGTTTCCGTGGAGCCTTCTGAAGTGACCATGGAAAGCACACCTGCTTTCGACACTACAGCTGTCAACGCTGAATCAGAACCATCAGCTCTGAACCTGGAGGACGTCCCGCCCAGTTCCTCAGAAGAGACTTCCACAGAGGTTAACACTGTTTCTGTGGAAAGTGCTGCCgttgctcctgctgctgctgctgctccgaCAGCCGTGGATCCAGCGGCTGCCGCACCAGAAGTCCCATCAGCAGTTGCGGTGGCAGCGGAAGGTGCAGTGATGGTGGCTGAAGGTGCAGTGGTGGGCACCCCGTCCCAAGACGAGGAGGAGGCTGTATCTGATGTGGAAAGTGAGAGGAGCCAGGAGCCTCAGATCAGAGCCATTGATATCAGTGAGATGGCTGTACGCCTTCTTGACAGCTGGAAGGACCTGAAG GAGGTGTACAGGATCCCGAAGAAGAGTCAGGTGGAGAAGGAGCTAAACG ACCGCAGCAGGGATCGTGAGGTGATGCTGACGCCCCGCACGCCCTCCTCCAGCAGCCGCGAGCGTGAGAGAGAgcgggagcgagagagggaacGTGAtcgggagcgagagagggagcgtgactgggagagagagtgggaaaggGAGCGAGAGCGGGACTTGGAGAGGTCTATGCTGCGTAGTGCCGAGAGGAGAAGGAGGCGAGGGTCCGCATCCCCTCCACCTGCATCGGCCTACGAGCGGAGCAGCCGCAGGAATGAGGACCG GTATGATCAGGCCAGCAGCAGTAAGAAGAAGCCTCGGACGAAGGAGTCCCGGAACAAGCTGTCCACGGAGGAGCGGCGGAAGCTGTTTGAGCAGGAGGTTGCTCAGAGAGAGGctcagaaacagcagcagcagcaacaacaacaacagcagcttcagaggcTAGCGTTCGACCCGCTGCTCTACGCTTCCAGTCCAGGCTTTATGACCTACCCACCCGGTTACCCCATCCAGACTTACGTGGACCCTTCCAACCCCAACGCAGGCAAGGTCCTGCTGCCGACGCCGGCCGTGGAGCCGATGTGCGGGACTCCAGCCGGCGCTGCCCCGGCGGTCTCCTTCGAACAGACTCCCGCTCAACCACTGATCACTGACCTCGGCATGACCTCTCCGGTCCCCAGCACCACCCAGGCGGGCACGGCCTCTAGCCTGGCACACATACCCGCACAGCCGCAGCAGTTCGTCCAGTCCGCGGTGCCACCGCAGGACCCCGGCGTAGCCGTCCTGTCTGTGCCGGCGCAGGCGGCCAGCCCGCAGGTGCAGGGTCAGCAGGGCTATGCCACGCTGTGGGACCCCAGCACGCAGCAGGCTGTCACCGTGCAGACGCAGCCTGCCCAGCAGTACTCCACCGCAGCCCAGCCACAGACCACCATCTACTATCAGGGCCAGCCGTGCCAAGCCATCTACAGCATTCCTGCAGGATACACACAGTCCAACACTCCAGTCATACAG ACTTACACCGAGCCCACCACGGGATACCTGCACGGCCAGCAGGTCTACACCGGTCACCAGCAGGGAGTGGTGGTCCAGCAGGGTGGCACTGTCACCACCATAGTCACATCTCAGACTGTACAGCAG GAGATGATTGTACCCAACAGCATCATGGACCTGCCTCCCCCTTCGCCTCCCAAACCCAAAACCATCATTCTGCCTTCAAACTGGAAAGTAGCGCGGGATCCCGAGGGAAAGATCTATTACTACCATGTAGTCACCAG gcAAACACAGTGGGATCCACCCACCTGGGAGGGCACCGGGGAAGAGGCCAGCGTGGAGCACGAGGCCGAGATGGACTTGGGAACACCGACATACGACGAAAATCCCTCAAAG TTCTCCACCAAGACGGCGGAGGCTGACACCTCCAGTGAGCTCGCAAAGAAAAGCAAAGAAGTCTTCCGCAAGGAG ATGTCACAGTTCATTGTGCAATGCCTTAATCCGTACCGCAAGCCTGACTGCAAACTGGGCCGCATCAGCAACACAGAGGATTTCAAACACCTCGCCAGGAAG ctaACTCATGGAGTGATGAACAAGGAACTCAAGTCCTGCAAGAACCCTGAGGACCTGGAGTGCAATGAGAACGTCAAACACAAGACCAAGGAGTACATAAAGAAGTACATGCAGAAGTTTGGCACTGTGTATCGTCCCAAAGAGGACACCGAGCTGGACTAG